One region of Centropristis striata isolate RG_2023a ecotype Rhode Island chromosome 3, C.striata_1.0, whole genome shotgun sequence genomic DNA includes:
- the il10 gene encoding interleukin-10, whose protein sequence is MTPHGLLLSVLVLLSFFSSTWCNPMCNNKCCQFVEEFPVRLKKLREDYSQIRDFYEANDDLDTALLDQSVEDSFKSPFACHTMDSILHFYLNTVLPAAMAGVTNDTKDLKPYMESIQQIFDELKIEVTRCRHYFSCKKQFDIDLLNSTYTQMESKGLYKAMGELNLLFNYIETYLASKRHRNRAATV, encoded by the exons ATGACTCCTCATGGCCTCCTCCTGTCCGTCCTGGTCCTCTTGTCTTTCTTCAGCTCTACCTGGTGCAATCCCATGTGCAACAACAAGTGCTGTCAGTTTGTGGAGGAATTCCCTGTCAGGCTAAAGAAGCTCAGAGAGGACTATTCGCAGATCAGAGACTTCTAT GAAGCAAACGATGACTTGGACACAGCGCTGCTAGACCAGAGCGTCGAGGACTCCTTCAAA AGCCCGTTTGCGTGCCACACCATGGACAGCATACTTCACTTCTATCTGAACACTGTTCTGCCAGCAGCCATGGCTGGAGTGACGAACGATACCAAGGACCTAAAGCCTTACATGGAGTCCATACAGCAGATCTTCGACGAGCTCAAAATTGAGGTCACCAGATGT AGACACTACTTCTCCTGCAAAAAACAGTTTGACATCGATCTTCTAAACTCCACTTACACTCAG ATGGAGAGTAAAGGTCTATATAAGGCCATGGGCGAGCTGAATCTGCTCTTTAACTACATTGAGACATATCTGGCTTCTAAACGGCACAGAAACAGAGCAGCTACTGTTTGA